Proteins from a single region of Deltaproteobacteria bacterium:
- a CDS encoding low molecular weight phosphotyrosine protein phosphatase produces MIHVCFVCLGNICRSPTAEGIMLELVRNEGLADSISIDSAGTESWHAGKGADSRSQATANNRGVQLPSRSRQFKEADFSKFDYVIAMDASNLSNLAAIAPGSVAPKNLSMLREYDPANPGTLDVPDPYYGGPNGFETVYDLCETACRGLLTHIRSEHGLT; encoded by the coding sequence CTGTTTGGGCAATATTTGCCGGTCCCCTACCGCCGAGGGAATCATGCTTGAACTCGTCCGCAACGAAGGACTCGCTGACTCTATCTCTATCGACAGCGCGGGTACCGAATCTTGGCATGCCGGCAAGGGAGCAGACTCAAGAAGTCAGGCCACTGCGAACAACCGCGGAGTCCAACTGCCAAGTCGTTCCCGACAATTTAAAGAAGCCGACTTTTCAAAGTTTGACTATGTGATTGCCATGGATGCATCGAACTTATCAAACCTTGCTGCCATCGCCCCCGGTTCGGTCGCTCCAAAGAATCTTTCAATGCTTCGCGAGTACGACCCAGCTAACCCTGGTACTCTCGATGTCCCAGATCCTTACTATGGTGGGCCAAATGGATTCGAAACGGTTTACGACTTATGCGAAACGGCTTGCCGAGGCTTATTGACGCATATCCGAAGCGAGCATGGCTTAACCTAA
- a CDS encoding phosphotransferase, whose product MHTQTRLTIENHLEASFESLCSVTGGDINQAFKAELSDGRTVFIKTNPSAPSDFFKTEAQGLQWLRKPKVLEVPEVLGQSSEDQPAFLILEWLPSEAPSPDFHQVFGRGLALIHKSHPMQFGLEHDNYIGTLQQANKPEKSWS is encoded by the coding sequence ATGCACACGCAAACACGGCTCACCATTGAGAATCATCTTGAAGCTAGCTTTGAGAGCCTTTGCAGTGTGACTGGCGGTGATATCAATCAGGCCTTTAAAGCCGAGCTTTCCGATGGAAGAACCGTTTTTATCAAAACGAACCCGTCTGCTCCGAGTGATTTTTTCAAGACCGAGGCCCAAGGCCTACAATGGCTCCGTAAGCCGAAGGTTTTAGAGGTTCCAGAGGTTCTCGGTCAGAGTTCCGAGGACCAGCCGGCTTTTCTAATTCTTGAATGGCTTCCTTCCGAGGCGCCTTCACCCGACTTTCATCAAGTATTCGGTCGCGGGCTAGCCCTGATTCATAAAAGCCATCCGATGCAATTTGGTTTGGAGCATGACAATTACATAGGCACACTTCAGCAAGCCAATAAGCCCGAGAAGAGCTGGAGCGA